Genomic segment of Planctomycetaceae bacterium:
ACGGCTCAGGAGTTTCAGGTCATGGCAGACGCAGAAGACAACGACGGCGAAAGCGCAGAAAGCAGCCCGCCCGCAAAAGGCGGAGTCCTGCCCTACATCATCGTGGGAATTCTGTGCACGGCCGGAGGACTGGCCGTGCCGCTGCTGATTCCCGCGAAGGCCACCACCGGTGACACGGCCGAACAGGTTAAGCCTCCATACGAACTTCCGTCTCCGGAAGACACCAAGTTTGTGTCGTTCGGAGCCGTCTCGGTGAATCTCGACGAAGGCCGCCTGAGCCGCTATCTGCAGGTCAGCATCACACTGCAGGTGGCCAAGGATCAGGAACTGGAACTGACCAAGATGCTGGAAACTCAAAAAGCGCCGCTGACGAGCTGGCTGATTGCTCATCTGTCGGACAAGACGCTGGACGAAGTCCGCGGTGCCGCCGGTCAGAACCGTCTGCGCCGGGAAATTCGCGACCAGTTCAACACGATTCTTTATCCCGACGGCTACGACCGCATCTACGACGTGCTGTTTGACAACTACGCCATTCAATGATGACCACGACACCCGCGTTCTCCAATTGCGATTTCAGCGAACCACGCCGTCTGACGGGCGGAGCCAACCGGGCTCTGAAGTCCTGGCAGACCAGTGTGTGCGCGCTGCTGCTGGAAAACTGGCAGGGCCTTCTCGGCAGCAATCTGCAGATCGCTCTGGGCAGAATCGATTCGGCCACCGCCACCAGGGCGATCCGCGCCCTGCCGGATCCCGGCTTCGCGGCGCGTCTGACGATTGGCGCCAGCCGGTTCGATTCGCTGTTTGTGTTCTCCGCCAGAATGGTACTGACACTGCTGCACGACATGCTGGGCACGCAGACGGAAGACTGGCCGGAAATTCGTCCGATGACCGCCGTCGAAACTTCCATGGTGGAACTGCTGTTCGGCGAAGTGGCACGGTCGATCGGTCAGGCATGGCCGGAAGTTCAGCCGCTGGAATGCGAACTTCACAGCGTCATCTCCCGGCCGATCCGCTGCCGGCTGTACGGACCCGACGACATTCTGGTCAGAACTCGCATCACCATGACCACGGCCTTCGGTGAAGAAGAAGCGATCTGGCTGATGCCGCAGACCGGTCTGGATTCGATCGGCATTCGCGATTCGACCGGTCTGGCGGGCGAACACGATACTCCGCTGCCCGCGCCGCAGCTTAAGGCACTGGCAAAGCTGATGCCGGCCCAGCTTGTTGTGTCACTGGGGCGAGCCACGCTGACGCTGGCCGAGATGAACAGCCTGAAGGTCGGCGATTATCTGCCGCTGGATCAGGCCGTTTACCAGCCGCTGGAAGCTCGCGTTGACGGCCGGCTGCAGTGGATCGGAAACCCGTGTCGCCTGGGCGGACGACAGGGATTTCAGATCATCGCGGCCAACAACGGTTGAAAGGGAAGCAAGATGGACGAAGCCAAAACAGCCGCAACGGAAACCGCCGAAGATCCCGCCGCGCAGGTCAGCAGTCAGGGAGAAGGTCATACTCCCGAAGTTCATCCGGCGGAATTCCCGGAAGCCAGTCGCACCCGATCGAAGGCGTCGCTGCCGCTGGAACGATTCTCCGACGTTCAGGTGGAGATCTCCGTCGAAATCGGCCGCGTCACGATGTCCATCGGAGAACTGCTGCAGCTTGGACAGGGCTCCGTCGTGGAACTCGACCGCGACCTGAACGAACCTGTCTCCGTGATGGCTCAGGGAGTCCGCATCGCCAGTGGTGAAGTGGTTGTGATCGACGATCGGTTTGCCGTTCGAATCACCGAAATCACGTCGTCGGACACAACCCTGCGGCGGGAAGGCGGTGTGCTGGAGTCTGCGTCATGACACCGCCGGAAAACGCCGCAGCGATTCGTTCAGCGGTCCGCGACGCGACACCGGCCATCGCGCTGCGCTCGAACAAATTCGCCTGGCGACATGTTTCACAAGCCGTCGCACTGATGCTGGTCGCGATCGTACTCGCTTCGCGCGCGTCGGTGTGTTCGGGACACCAGGCGGCGGAACGACACCCGTCACACATGATTTCCGCGCGGCAGGATTCTTCCGCGAATTCTGCACTGAGGAATGCTTCAGCGGAGACCGCGTCACTGGCGACCGCGTCACTGGCGACGGACGGCGACAATGCATCACCATTCATCGATCTTCGGCAGCAGCCGGTTCAGACGAAAGCAGCAGCGTCCTCCGCGACGCCGGAAATCAACAGCGACCTGTTCGTGGGACTCGGTGTCTGGACGGTAATCGTGCTGTGTCTTTGCGTGCTGACCGTTCTGGGAATCCGCCAGTGGCAGCGCGGACGAGGAATGCTGCCGGCGGGCAACAGCAATTCGCGAGTCCTGGAAACGGTGTCGCTGGGCCCGAATCGCATGGTTTCGCTGGTGTCTCTGGGCGACGTGCGAGCGATCGTGGGCTGCGACGCCGCCGGCATCCGCAGCATCGTGCTGGCACCGCCGCGGTTTGAAGAGGAAATCGAAG
This window contains:
- a CDS encoding flagellar basal body-associated FliL family protein, which translates into the protein MADAEDNDGESAESSPPAKGGVLPYIIVGILCTAGGLAVPLLIPAKATTGDTAEQVKPPYELPSPEDTKFVSFGAVSVNLDEGRLSRYLQVSITLQVAKDQELELTKMLETQKAPLTSWLIAHLSDKTLDEVRGAAGQNRLRREIRDQFNTILYPDGYDRIYDVLFDNYAIQ
- a CDS encoding FliM/FliN family flagellar motor switch protein, whose amino-acid sequence is MMTTTPAFSNCDFSEPRRLTGGANRALKSWQTSVCALLLENWQGLLGSNLQIALGRIDSATATRAIRALPDPGFAARLTIGASRFDSLFVFSARMVLTLLHDMLGTQTEDWPEIRPMTAVETSMVELLFGEVARSIGQAWPEVQPLECELHSVISRPIRCRLYGPDDILVRTRITMTTAFGEEEAIWLMPQTGLDSIGIRDSTGLAGEHDTPLPAPQLKALAKLMPAQLVVSLGRATLTLAEMNSLKVGDYLPLDQAVYQPLEARVDGRLQWIGNPCRLGGRQGFQIIAANNG
- the fliN gene encoding flagellar motor switch protein FliN, translated to MDEAKTAATETAEDPAAQVSSQGEGHTPEVHPAEFPEASRTRSKASLPLERFSDVQVEISVEIGRVTMSIGELLQLGQGSVVELDRDLNEPVSVMAQGVRIASGEVVVIDDRFAVRITEITSSDTTLRREGGVLESAS
- a CDS encoding flagellar biosynthetic protein FliO, with the translated sequence MTPPENAAAIRSAVRDATPAIALRSNKFAWRHVSQAVALMLVAIVLASRASVCSGHQAAERHPSHMISARQDSSANSALRNASAETASLATASLATDGDNASPFIDLRQQPVQTKAAASSATPEINSDLFVGLGVWTVIVLCLCVLTVLGIRQWQRGRGMLPAGNSNSRVLETVSLGPNRMVSLVSLGDVRAIVGCDAAGIRSIVLAPPRFEEEIEAADQSIETT